AGCCTGGTTTAAACAAAGAATTTTTGAAGCAACTGGGAATGCTAGTTAAGATTATGATTCCTAATACTCTGTGCTACGAGACAGGCTTGCTCAGCATACACACGTTTTGCCTCATTTCCCGCACCTTCCTCAGTATTTATGTGGCCGCATTAGAGGGTGCACTTGTTAAATTTATAGTGCGTAAGGACGTTAAGCAGTTTTCCTTCGTTCTGCTTAAATGGTTTGGTATTGCTATCCCCGCTACATTTGTGAATTCAATGATACGTTTTCTAGAAAGTAAATTGGCACTCGCCTTCAGGTAAACAATAAAATGATGTATGCAGAGTATAAGTAGACTCTAACTCCacttaactttttattttagAACGCGTTTGGTACGTCATTCATACCGATTATATTTCAAGAATCAAAATTACTATAGAGTATCAAATTTGGACGGACGTATCGAAAATGCGGATCATCGGTTAGTCGTTAAGTCTATTTTCATTTATAGACTTTATTATCTTATTAAAAACCAAGGTACTTGCTGTGTTTCTTTTGATAGTTACTTATATCTCCAAGTGTAATAGTGTCTAAAGTTCTGAGTTGGTTTTGATACCTCTCACCATTTGAGAAAGAATACTTAAAGAATAccataaaaaacaaaaattatgaACAACACCAGTACCTTTGTTTTTGATTTACTGAAAAATAAACTTGTAATAAGAGCCCTTGAAACTTGCAACATAAATAATTTCCTCTATAGGCTCACTGAAGATATTTCCGTATTTGCCAGTTCTGTGGCTCATTTATACAGTAGCCTGACTAAGCCTTGTTTCGACTTGATGCTAATTGGCTTAGCATTGATGAGATCGTCCCGAAAAATGAAAGCGAATATCCTAACAGGTTAATAGAATTTTTTTGTGTTAATGCCGTTTTAATATATTATACCCCACTATTCAGGTCCGGCTTTGTCTGTAAGTGTCATTGCCCTAACCGCGCACATCTTACGGATTGTCTCACCAAAGTTTGGACAGCTGGTATCGGAAGAGGCAAACCGTTATGGTTACCTTAGGCATATTCACTCACGCATCATAACAAATGCCGAAGAAATAGCTTTTTACGGAGGGCATAAGGCAAGTTATATTTTCCAGAATTATTGAACAAAATAATGAATGTAGTAATTTAacgtttattttaatttttaggTGGAGATGCAACAGTTAAGGCAGGCATACAATCGCCTTGTTAATCAAATGAATAACATTTTTAGCCAAAAGCTTTGGTTTATAATGCTTGAACAATTTTTTATGAAATACGTTTGGTCTGGTACTGGAATGATTATGGTATCGTTACCTATTCTGACAGGAAGTGCCGGCGATTCTTCATCTCTTGTTGATTCTTCTTCCACTGAGTCCAATGTTAGCGAGCGCACTCAGTATTTGACAACGGCCAGAAATTTACTAATTTCTGCAGCGGATGCCATTGAACGATTGATGTCTTCCTACAAGGAGATTGTTGCTCTTGCTGGTTACACTTACCGTGTAGCTGGCATGATGGATGTGTTTGAGGAAACCGCTCAGGGAATCTATTGTAAGGCAACAGTAGTAGAAAACGACGAGATGAATGGTATTATTGAATTCCGTGATGGCAAACCTGTAGCTAAAGGTCGCATTATTTATACGGATGATCCCGGAAATATGTCAATCACTCTACGAGCAGTTCCAGTAGTGACACCCAACTGTGATATAGTTGTACCAAGCCTAACGCTTTGCATCGAGCCCGGTGTGCATTTGTTAATAACTGGTCCAAATGGATGTGGAAAGTCTAGCTTATTCCGAATATTAAGTGGACTTTGGCCCATATATGCTGGGGAATTGCATATTCCACGGCCCGTGGAAGATAAACCCTGCATGTTCTATATTCCGCAGCGCCCGTATATGTCCATTGGCAGCTTATGTGACCAAATAATTTATCCCGATACCCGAGAGGATATGAAACGCAAGAACATAACCGAAAATGAGCTAAAAGACATTTTAAAAATGGTCAGCCTAGAGCACATTGCGCAACGGTAAGTACTCTTTATTTAATTCATGAAAATTTTACGActttaattaatatttttgtattccaCTTTTAGTGATAGTTTTGATGTGGTTCGCGATTGGAAGGACATTCTATCTGGAGGAGAAAAACAACGTATGGCGATAGCTCGCCTATTTTATCATAAGTACGAATAATTTACATGTGAAAAGCTTGATATATAATACTTTGCTTTCTTAGGCCACGTTATGCTTTACTTGATGAATGTACCAGCGCAGTTTCCATAGATGTTGAGAGTTCGATATATGAAATTGCGAAAAGCATGGGCATAACACTTCTGACAATAACACACAGACCGACTCTATGGTTAGATCTGAAACTGTATATTTTTTATCTAgactttaattaatttatttctACAAATTAGGAAATatcacacacacattttggAGTTTGACGGTCTGGGAAGCTGGCGTTTTAGAAAAATGGATTCAAATGAGCAGCAGAAAGAACAGTTCCTGCATTAACTGCCGTTTTAAGTATTTTAAATGTATAGTTACATATAAATATTTGACTAAGTTGTTCTCTAAGGAAAAATGTCTGCTTTTTATATGTCGGATTTGTTATTATTGAGTCGAAAAACTTGACTATAAATTTTATATAAAGACCTAAATAGTTAGACGTATTAAATTCTCTTATATTTTGCTATTTTATTACacataaaaaaattaaaaatctTTTTTTTAACAGAAAAAGTCATGGGCCTACTTTCTGAAGGTTGTAGGTTGTAGGTTGCACCCAGGACGCACCCACCGCTagatatattatatatttcacAGGGATTCTTTGATTTCTTACAATTTCCACTTACGACGCTACAGCGATCTGGAAGCATGAAAGAATGCCTGAAGTTGAGATGATCAAAGTGTATTCCTCTTCAGACCCTGGATTCTAGCTTCCAGACGTCAGGGGAGAGGTTTAGAGCTTCGTCTGGGCCTCGGGAGGATGCAAGTGATTCAGACCTTTATGGTGCTCGGCAACTCCGAGGAATTGCGGTACTGCCGCCACGGTTCCCATATCAATGATCTTGAGTCCCTTTTTTCCTTGGTCGCGCCGTATAACTCTTCTGATAGTCCAGTATGCCTCCTCGTAGCCTAAGATGTGAGCTTGAACAATTTTAGTATAGTTTTGTCCTCTCTGATCGTCGGGGGAATCCATAACATCATGATCATTCTTTTTGGAATGAGGGCACGACACTGATTTTATTGTGTAGCCCAATTTAGCTTTAAGCTTTAAGAAACTTGAGAGTTTCTCTGTTTCCACAGGCCACTGCCTTTGCTCCCTTATACCACGTGCTTCCAATGGAACACAGGGAGCCAGGTTCTCTGTCCGCTCTGCCGTTTTTGCCATGTCATCTAGGATTTTACCTATTGCAGTTAGCCAGTTTATATCCGAGATCTTCCCTTCGATGTCTCTTCGGTTGATGAAGACTACCTGTAGGCCAGAATTTATCATGTTTTTGTGCGCTTGCATTCTTATCCTTTGGAGAAGCCGACCGTCATCTATCATTAGCTTTTTTTGCTTCTGCTAGTTTTCATTTGCTTATTGTGGACATTGTATTCGGCATGTCATCAATTGATTTTATATCAATCTTGGTGCCCAAGGCGAGAGACGACTTTACCTCTGATTCTGAGCCGCCGTTATGTGAAACTGTATAAAGCTAAGCAACCGGCACAGAGATTTTATCTTATTAAAAAACATATTTAAATCCTCACCATTAAATGGTACCAGGGTACTGACGAGGTTCAAGTTCACTCTAGTTGGAAAATTCCAATATGTTCACTTTAGGCTGTTCGTTTACTACTGATCTGCTGCTTGGAATCCATTATTTCTAACTTATCTTaacgggacctacattttcgCCAAAATTCTCTAtttaagtaaataaataattaatttataaattatataataataaaaggGTCGTCATGATGACATTTTATTTCTGACTGATAATAGTAGATTATCCTATCTAAATAGGGCTTCCTAAATAGGTCTCCACACGTTGGGGGTGGGGTCATGTTAAATTCTGAACATAAATCAAGAGAGTGGGACAGAAGGCTGTGAAAAAAATCGAATACTACTAGGTGAGTAGCATACCATATCTTTTATACATGCACGGAGGATGAAGGCTCCGTCTGTCCATATATTTCTAAGCAATCTAGTCCATCCGTCCTCTTGGTCACTATATTTAATTTTTCCTATCTGTGACTCTTCATTACTGTGCTGGTGTCTCTGTGCCAATATGGTTAAAATAAGGAATATCAAAAAGGAATTGCTGAGAGAGAGCAATAAGAGATGCAATATTATATCGAGCATTGCGTGAGATAAGATAGCTGGTACAGAAAAGAGTTCTTCAGTGCGCTGGCAGAAACACCAACATATAAAAATgcaagaagaagaaaaaaagcCGGCAGCCCCAGATAAATGCTTTTGATGAATCTGAGCCACATTTTAATCACTTTCATGAGTACCCCTACTAAGATCGCCCGGGACGAATTCATACACGAGTAGATTCATAAAGGTAGAAATGGCCAAAATCACTTGTATGAATACCTCTAATATTTTATAAATCAATAAAATATATCATGTATCGATTTAAGACTCTTATGCTATCGAATAAAACAGCATAAAATCATACCAATTGGAAAAAATCCCAAACCGTTGTTTCAATTGGCAAAAATACAA
This genomic stretch from Drosophila miranda strain MSH22 chromosome 5, D.miranda_PacBio2.1, whole genome shotgun sequence harbors:
- the LOC108164432 gene encoding ATP-binding cassette sub-family D member, producing the protein MTVLSKYVDRIAEKCEQNGITKHAFSCVLVTSAIVALTIKITTPYVRNTQSQSPRKILTGKTKINTGALTPSGTDGSDEDLKLAEAEKLLVAQKLKNKTNKQMIEPGLNKEFLKQLGMLVKIMIPNTLCYETGLLSIHTFCLISRTFLSIYVAALEGALVKFIVRKDVKQFSFVLLKWFGIAIPATFVNSMIRFLESKLALAFRTRLVRHSYRLYFKNQNYYRVSNLDGRIENADHRLTEDISVFASSVAHLYSSLTKPCFDLMLIGLALMRSSRKMKANILTGPALSVSVIALTAHILRIVSPKFGQLVSEEANRYGYLRHIHSRIITNAEEIAFYGGHKVEMQQLRQAYNRLVNQMNNIFSQKLWFIMLEQFFMKYVWSGTGMIMVSLPILTGSAGDSSSLVDSSSTESNVSERTQYLTTARNLLISAADAIERLMSSYKEIVALAGYTYRVAGMMDVFEETAQGIYCKATVVENDEMNGIIEFRDGKPVAKGRIIYTDDPGNMSITLRAVPVVTPNCDIVVPSLTLCIEPGVHLLITGPNGCGKSSLFRILSGLWPIYAGELHIPRPVEDKPCMFYIPQRPYMSIGSLCDQIIYPDTREDMKRKNITENELKDILKMVSLEHIAQRDSFDVVRDWKDILSGGEKQRMAIARLFYHKPRYALLDECTSAVSIDVESSIYEIAKSMGITLLTITHRPTLWKYHTHILEFDGLGSWRFRKMDSNEQQKEQFLH